Proteins encoded in a region of the Mixophyes fleayi isolate aMixFle1 chromosome 5, aMixFle1.hap1, whole genome shotgun sequence genome:
- the LOC142158733 gene encoding leukocyte elastase inhibitor-like, whose amino-acid sequence MDICSANNQFAIDVLGELSRSAKLENVVFSPLSIITTLSMVYIGARGNTAAQMCKALHFTDIPDVQSECKNLLKELVQNGDGHILIIVEKLFGEKTLAFLPAFLEDTKKIYDASLDQLDFFNNAEQSRQYINDWITQQTKGKIHKLLPEQSISSNTVLVVANTLYFAANWTKQFNQLNTYKAPFTLMSNEQVIVNMMYVMSHFNVKYIKNPGLKVVELPYGLTQDVSMFIILPDSNTVFKQVDEEISLEKLTLWMSNTDMKRMNVAVYLPKFKIEKSFSLKSILSSMGMSEAFSQTKANFSGMTEENKVFVSEVYHKTFLEANEKGTEAASTTAAVMSFRSNAGKEIKADRPFFFFIRHNKSKCILLCGKVHEP is encoded by the exons ATGGATATATGCAGTGCAAACAACCAATTTGCTATTGATGTCTTAGGAGAACTTAGTAGAAGCGCCAAACTTGAAAATGTTGTGTTTTCTCCTCTGAGTATAATAACTACACTTTCAATGGTATATATTGGAGCTAGAGGCAATACTGCTGCACAGATGTGTAAG gcaCTTCATTTTACTGACATTCCAGATGTCCAATCTGAATGTAAAAATCTTCTGAAAGAGTTAGTGCAAAATGGTGATGGTCACATATTGATAATTGTCGAAAAGCTATTTGGAGAAAAGACATTGGCATTTCTTCCA GCTTTTTTGGAAGacactaaaaaaatatatgatgcAAGCTTGGACCAGTTGGATTTTTTTAATAACGCAGAACAATCACGACAGTACATTAATGACTGGATTACTCAACAGACGAAAG GGAAAATTCACAAGTTATTACCAGAACAATCAATTTCATCAAACACTGTACTAGTAGTGGCAAATACATTATACTTTGCAGCAAACTGGACAAAACAGTTTAATCAACTGAACACTTACAAGGCTCCTTTTACATTAATGTCG AATGAACAAGTAATAGTAAATATGATGTATGTAATGAGCCACTtcaatgtaaaatacattaaaaaccctGGCTTAAAAGTTGTGGAACTTCCATACGGGTTGACACAAGACGTTAGTATGTTCATAATTCTTCCAGATAGTAACACAGTTTTCAAACAG GTAGATGAGGAGATTTCACTGGAAAAATTAACTCTGTGGATGAGCAATACAGATATGAAAAGGATGAATGTAGCAGTGTACCTGCCAAAGTTCAAAATTGAAAAAAGCTTCTCCCTGAAAAGCATTCTTTCATCTATGGGAATGTCTGAAGCATTTAGTCAAACCAAGGCAAATTTCTCTGGAATGACAGAAGAGAACAAAGTGTTTGTATCTGAGGTGTATCACAAGACATTTCTTGAGGCTAATGAGAAAGGAACTGAAGCCGCCAGTACTACTGCTGCTGTGATGTCTTTTCGCAGTAATGCTGGTAAAGAAATAAAGGCAGATCGTCCCTTCTTCTTTTTCATTAGACACAACAAGtcaaaatgtatattgttgtgTGGGAAGGTGCATGAACCCTGA